One Rhinopithecus roxellana isolate Shanxi Qingling chromosome 7, ASM756505v1, whole genome shotgun sequence DNA segment encodes these proteins:
- the IGSF1 gene encoding immunoglobulin superfamily member 1 isoform X1 — protein MTLDRRGEGATMLKTFTVLLFCIRMSLGMTLTVMDPQPELWIESNYPQAPWENITLWCRSPSRISSKFLLLKDKTQMTWIRPSHKTFQVSFLIGALTESSAGLYRCCYWKEPGWSKPSKVLELEAPGQLPKPIFWIQAETPPLPGCNVNILCHGWLQDLVFMLFKEGYAEPVDYQVPTGTMAIFSIDNLTPEDEGVYICRTHIQMLPTLWSEPSNPLKLVVAGLYPKPTLTVHPGPIMAPGESLNLRCQGPIYGMTFALMRVEDLEKSFYHKKTIKNEAYFFFQSLKIQDTGHYLCFYYDASYRGSLLSDVLKIWVTDTFPKTWLLARPSPVVQMGQNVSLRCRGPVDGVGLALYKKGEDKPVQFLDATSIDDNTSFFLNNVTYSDTGIYSCQYLLTWKTSIRMPSHNTVELMVVDKPPKPSLSAWPSTVFKLGKAITLRCRVSHPVLEFSLEWEERGTFQKFSVDGDFIISNVDGKGTGTYSCSYRVETHPNIWSHRSEPLKLMGPAGYLTWNYVLNEAIRLSLIVQLVALLLVVLWIRWKCRRLRIREAWLLGTAQGVTMLFIVTALLCCAISFAGLCNGVLIEETEIVMPTPKPELWAETNFPLAPWKNLTLWCRSPSGSTKEFVLLKDGTGWIATRPASEQVRAAFPLGALTQSHTGSYHCHSWEEMAVSEPSEALELLGTDILPKPVISASPPIRGQELQLRCKGWLAGMGFALYKEGQQEPVQQLGAVGREAFFTIQRMEDKDEGNYSCRTHTEQRPFKWSEPSEPLELVIKEMYPKPFFKTWASPVVTPGARVTFNCSTPHQHMSFILYKDGSEIASSDRSWASPGASAAHFLIISVGIGDGGNYSCRYYDFSIWSEPSDPVELVVTEFYPKPTLLAQPGPVVFPGKSVTLRCQGTFQGMRFALLQEGAQVPLQFQSVSGNSADFLLHTVGAEDSGNYSCIYYETTMSNRGSYLSIPLMIWVTDTFPKPWLLAEPSSVVPMGQNVTLWCRGPVHGVGYILHKEEEATSMQLWGSTSNDGAFPITNISGASMGRYSCCYHPDWTSSIKIQPSNTLELIVTGLLPKPSLLAQPGPMVSPGENMTLQCQGELPDSTFVLLKEGTQEPLEQQRPSGYRADFWMPAVRGEDSGIYSCVYYLDSAPFAASNHSDSLEIWVTDKPPKPSLSAWPGTMFKLGKDIILQCRGPLPGVEFVLEHDGEEAPQQFSEDGDFVINNVEGKGIGNYSCSYRLQAYPDIWSEPSDSLELVGAAGPVAQECTVGNIVRSSLIVVVVVALGVVLAIEWKKWPRLRTRGSETDGRDQTIALEECNQEGEPGTPANSPSSTSRRISVELPVPI, from the exons ATGACCCTGGACAGACGAGGGGAGGGAGCCACCATGCTGAAGACATTCACTGTTTTGCTCTTTTGCATTC GGATGAGTCTGGGTATGACATTGACAG TGATGGACCCTCAACCGGAGCTGTGGATAGAGTCCAACTACCCCCAGGCCCCTTGGGAGAACATCACGCTTTGGTGCCGAAGCCCCTCTCGGATATCAAGCAAGTTCCTGTTGCTGAAGGATAAGACACAGATGACCTGGATCCGCCCTTCCCACAAGACCTTCCAAGTTTCATTCCTTATAGGTGCCCTTACTGAGTCCAGTGCAGGTCTTTACCGGTGCTGCTACTGGAAGGAGCCAGGCTGGTCAAAGCCCAGTAAAGTTCTAGAGTTGGAGGCACCAG GCCAGCTGCCCAAGCCCATCTTCTGGATTCAGGCTGAGACTCCCCCTCTTCCTGGATGTAATGTTAACATCCTCTGCCATGGCTGGCTGCAGGATTTGGTATTCATGCTGTTTAAAGAGGGATATGCAGAGCCTGTGGATTACCAAGTCCCAACTGGGACAATGGCCATATTCTCCATTGACAACCTGACACCTGAGGATGAAGGGGTTTACATCTGCCGCACTCATATCCAGATGCTCCCCACCCTGTGGTCAGAGCCCAGCAACCCCCTGAAGCTGGTTGTAGCAG GACTCTACCCCAAACCAACTTTGACAGTCCATCCTGGGCCCATCATGGCACCTGGAGAAAGCCTGAATCTCAGGTGTCAAGGGCCAATCTATGGAATGACCTTTGCCCTAATGAGGGTTGAAGACTTGGAGAAGTCCTTTTACCACAAGAAGACAATAAAAAACGAGGCATATTTCTTCTTCCAGTCTTTGAAGATCCAAGATACTGGACATTACCTCTGCTTTTACTATGACGCTTCATATAGAGGTTCACTCCTTAGTGATGTCCTGAAAATCTGGGTAACTG ACACTTTCCCCAAGACCTGGCTACTTGCTCGGCCCAGTCCTGTGGTCCAAATGGGTCAGAATGTGAGCCTACGGTGTCGAGGACCAGTGGATGGAGTGGGTCTTGCACTCTATAAGAAAGGAGAAGACAAACCAGTTCAGTTTTTGGATGCCACCAGCATCGATGACAACACATCATTCTTCCTCAACAATGTAACCTACAGTGATACTGGCATCTATAGCTGCCAGTATCTTCTCACCTGGAAGACCTCCATTAGGATGCCATCACACAACACTGTGGAGCTTATGGTTGTAG ATAAGCCCCCCAAACCCTCCCTGTCAGCTTGGCCAAGCACTGTGTTCAAACTAGGAAAGGCCATCACCCTTCGGTGCCGAGTATCTCATCCAGTACTGGAATTTTCTCTGGAATGGGAAGAAAGAGGAACATTCCAAAAATTCTCAGTAGACGGAGACTTCATCATCAGTAATGTTGATGGGAAAGGAACAGGGACCTACAGTTGCAGCTATCGCGTAGAGACACATCCTAACATCTGGTCACATCGCAGTGAGCCCCTGAAACTGATGGGGCCAGCAG GCTATCTCACCTGGAATTATGTTCTGAATGAAGCTATCAGGTTGTCTCTAATCGTGCAGCTTGTTGCCTTGCTATTGGTAGTGCTGTGGATAAGGTGGAAGTGTCGGAGACTCAGAATCAG AGAAGCCTGGTTGCTGGGAACAGCTCAAGGGGTCACCATGCTCTTCATAGTCACGGCCCTTCTCTGCTGTG CAATTTCTTTTGCAGGACTGTGCAATGGGGTATTGATAGAAGAGACTG AAATAGTCATGCCAACCCCTAAGCCTGAGCTGTGGGCAGAGACCAACTTTCCTCTGGCCCCGTGGAAGAACTTAACCCTCTGGTGCAGAAGCCCTTCTGGCTCAACTAAGGAGTTTGTGCTGCTGAAGGACGGGACCGGGTGGATTGCAACTCGCCCGGCCTCAGAGCAGGTCCGGGCTGCTTTCCCCCTTGGCGCCCTGACCCAGAGCCATACCGGGAGCTACCACTGCCATTCATGGGAGGAGATGGCTGTATCGGAGCCCAGTGAGGCACTTGAGCTGCTGGGGACAG ACATCCTCCCCAAACCTGTCATTTCTGCTTCCCCCCCAATCCGGGGCCAGGAACTACAACTCCGGTGCAAAGGATGGCTGGCAGGCATGGGGTTTGCTCTGTATAAGGAGGGACAGCAAGAACCTGTCCAGCAACTTGGTGCAGTTGGAAGGGAAGCCTTCTTTACAATCCAAAGAATGGAGGATAAAGACGAAGGCAATTACAGCTGCCGCACTCACACTGAACAACGCCCCTTCAAGTGGTCTGAGCCCAGTGAGCCCCTGGAGCTTGTCATAAAAG AAATGTACCCTAAGCCCTTCTTCAAGACATGGGCCAGCCCTGTGGTCACCCCTGGTGCCCGAGTGACTTTCAATTGCTCCACCCCCCACCAGCATATGAGCTTTATTCTTTACAAAGATGGAAGTGAAATAGCATCCAGTGACAGGTCCTGGGCAAGTCCAGGGGCCAGTGCAGCTCACTTTCTAATCATTTCGGTGGGCATTGGTGATGGAGGGAATTACAGCTGCCGATATTATGACTTTTCTATCTGGTCTGAGCCCAGCGACCCTGTGGAGCTCGTGGTGACAG AATTCTACCCCAAACCCACTCTCCTGGCACAGCCAGGTCCCGTGGTGTTTCCTGGGAAGAGTGTGACCCTGCGCTGCCAAGGGACTTTCCAGGGCATGAGGTTCGCCCTCTTGCAGGAGGGAGCCCAGGTTCCCTTACAGTTTCAGAGTGTCTCAGGGAACTCAGCTGACTTCCTTCTCCACACTGTTGGAGCAGAGGACTCTGGGAACTATAGCTGTATCTACTATGAGACAACCATGTCAAACAGGGGGTCATATCTCAGTATACCCCTTATGATCTGGGTGACTG ACACATTCCCTAAGCCATGGTTGCTTGCTGAACCCAGTTCTGTGGTTCCCATGGGGCAGAATGTTACTCTCTGGTGCCGAGGGCCAGTCCATGGTGTAGGATACATTCTGCACAAAGAAGAAGAAGCTACTTCAATGCAGCTCTGGGGATCCACCAGTAATGACGGGGCATTCCCCATCACCAATATATCTGGTGCTAGCATGGGGCGTTACAGCTGCTGCTACCACCCTGACTGGACCAGTTCTATCAAGATACAGCCTAGCAACACCCTGGAACTCATAGTCACAG GCTTACTCCCCAAACCCAGCTTATTAGCCCAGCCTGGTCCCATGGTGTCCCCTGGCGAAAATATGACTCTTCAGTGTCAAGGGGAACTGCCAGACTCAACATTTGTCCTGCTGAAGGAGGGGACTCAGGAGCCCTTAGAGCAACAGAGGCCAAGTGGGTACAGGGCTGACTTCTGGATGCCAGCAGTGAGAGGTGAAGATTCTGGGATCTATAGCTGTGTTTATTATTTGGACTCTGCTCCCTTTGCAGCTTCAAATCACAGTGACTCCCTGGAGATCTGGGTGACTG ACAAGCCCCCTAAACCCTCTCTGTCAGCCTGGCCCGGCACCATGTTCAAGCTAGGGAAGGACATCATCCTTCAGTGCCGAGGGCCCCTGCCAGGTGTTGAATTTGTCCTAGAACATGATGGAGAAGAAGCACCTCAGCAGTTTTCAGAGGATGGAGACTTTGTCATCAACAATGTAGAAGGAAAAGGCATTGGAAACTACAGCTGCAGCTACCGCCTCCAGGCCTACCCTGATATCTGGTCAGAACCTAGTGATTCCCTGGAGCTGGTGGGGGCAGCAG GGCCTGTGGCTCAGGAGTGCACAGTAGGGAACATTGTCCGAAGTAGCCTAATCGTGGTGGTGGTTGTAGCCTTGGGGGTAGTGCTAGCCATAGAGTGGAAGAAGTGGCCTCGACTGCGAACCAG AGGCTCAGAGACAGACGGAAGAGACCAGACCATTGCCCTTGAAGAGTGTAACCAAGAAGGAGAACCAGGCACCCCCGCCAATTCTCCTTCATCAACCTCTCGGAGAATCTCTGTGGAACTGCCAGTCCCAATATAA
- the IGSF1 gene encoding immunoglobulin superfamily member 1 isoform X3 — MTLDRRGEGATMLKTFTVLLFCILMDPQPELWIESNYPQAPWENITLWCRSPSRISSKFLLLKDKTQMTWIRPSHKTFQVSFLIGALTESSAGLYRCCYWKEPGWSKPSKVLELEAPGQLPKPIFWIQAETPPLPGCNVNILCHGWLQDLVFMLFKEGYAEPVDYQVPTGTMAIFSIDNLTPEDEGVYICRTHIQMLPTLWSEPSNPLKLVVAGLYPKPTLTVHPGPIMAPGESLNLRCQGPIYGMTFALMRVEDLEKSFYHKKTIKNEAYFFFQSLKIQDTGHYLCFYYDASYRGSLLSDVLKIWVTDTFPKTWLLARPSPVVQMGQNVSLRCRGPVDGVGLALYKKGEDKPVQFLDATSIDDNTSFFLNNVTYSDTGIYSCQYLLTWKTSIRMPSHNTVELMVVDKPPKPSLSAWPSTVFKLGKAITLRCRVSHPVLEFSLEWEERGTFQKFSVDGDFIISNVDGKGTGTYSCSYRVETHPNIWSHRSEPLKLMGPAGYLTWNYVLNEAIRLSLIVQLVALLLVVLWIRWKCRRLRIREAWLLGTAQGVTMLFIVTALLCCGLCNGVLIEETEIVMPTPKPELWAETNFPLAPWKNLTLWCRSPSGSTKEFVLLKDGTGWIATRPASEQVRAAFPLGALTQSHTGSYHCHSWEEMAVSEPSEALELLGTDILPKPVISASPPIRGQELQLRCKGWLAGMGFALYKEGQQEPVQQLGAVGREAFFTIQRMEDKDEGNYSCRTHTEQRPFKWSEPSEPLELVIKEMYPKPFFKTWASPVVTPGARVTFNCSTPHQHMSFILYKDGSEIASSDRSWASPGASAAHFLIISVGIGDGGNYSCRYYDFSIWSEPSDPVELVVTEFYPKPTLLAQPGPVVFPGKSVTLRCQGTFQGMRFALLQEGAQVPLQFQSVSGNSADFLLHTVGAEDSGNYSCIYYETTMSNRGSYLSIPLMIWVTDTFPKPWLLAEPSSVVPMGQNVTLWCRGPVHGVGYILHKEEEATSMQLWGSTSNDGAFPITNISGASMGRYSCCYHPDWTSSIKIQPSNTLELIVTGLLPKPSLLAQPGPMVSPGENMTLQCQGELPDSTFVLLKEGTQEPLEQQRPSGYRADFWMPAVRGEDSGIYSCVYYLDSAPFAASNHSDSLEIWVTDKPPKPSLSAWPGTMFKLGKDIILQCRGPLPGVEFVLEHDGEEAPQQFSEDGDFVINNVEGKGIGNYSCSYRLQAYPDIWSEPSDSLELVGAAGPVAQECTVGNIVRSSLIVVVVVALGVVLAIEWKKWPRLRTRGSETDGRDQTIALEECNQEGEPGTPANSPSSTSRRISVELPVPI, encoded by the exons ATGACCCTGGACAGACGAGGGGAGGGAGCCACCATGCTGAAGACATTCACTGTTTTGCTCTTTTGCATTC TGATGGACCCTCAACCGGAGCTGTGGATAGAGTCCAACTACCCCCAGGCCCCTTGGGAGAACATCACGCTTTGGTGCCGAAGCCCCTCTCGGATATCAAGCAAGTTCCTGTTGCTGAAGGATAAGACACAGATGACCTGGATCCGCCCTTCCCACAAGACCTTCCAAGTTTCATTCCTTATAGGTGCCCTTACTGAGTCCAGTGCAGGTCTTTACCGGTGCTGCTACTGGAAGGAGCCAGGCTGGTCAAAGCCCAGTAAAGTTCTAGAGTTGGAGGCACCAG GCCAGCTGCCCAAGCCCATCTTCTGGATTCAGGCTGAGACTCCCCCTCTTCCTGGATGTAATGTTAACATCCTCTGCCATGGCTGGCTGCAGGATTTGGTATTCATGCTGTTTAAAGAGGGATATGCAGAGCCTGTGGATTACCAAGTCCCAACTGGGACAATGGCCATATTCTCCATTGACAACCTGACACCTGAGGATGAAGGGGTTTACATCTGCCGCACTCATATCCAGATGCTCCCCACCCTGTGGTCAGAGCCCAGCAACCCCCTGAAGCTGGTTGTAGCAG GACTCTACCCCAAACCAACTTTGACAGTCCATCCTGGGCCCATCATGGCACCTGGAGAAAGCCTGAATCTCAGGTGTCAAGGGCCAATCTATGGAATGACCTTTGCCCTAATGAGGGTTGAAGACTTGGAGAAGTCCTTTTACCACAAGAAGACAATAAAAAACGAGGCATATTTCTTCTTCCAGTCTTTGAAGATCCAAGATACTGGACATTACCTCTGCTTTTACTATGACGCTTCATATAGAGGTTCACTCCTTAGTGATGTCCTGAAAATCTGGGTAACTG ACACTTTCCCCAAGACCTGGCTACTTGCTCGGCCCAGTCCTGTGGTCCAAATGGGTCAGAATGTGAGCCTACGGTGTCGAGGACCAGTGGATGGAGTGGGTCTTGCACTCTATAAGAAAGGAGAAGACAAACCAGTTCAGTTTTTGGATGCCACCAGCATCGATGACAACACATCATTCTTCCTCAACAATGTAACCTACAGTGATACTGGCATCTATAGCTGCCAGTATCTTCTCACCTGGAAGACCTCCATTAGGATGCCATCACACAACACTGTGGAGCTTATGGTTGTAG ATAAGCCCCCCAAACCCTCCCTGTCAGCTTGGCCAAGCACTGTGTTCAAACTAGGAAAGGCCATCACCCTTCGGTGCCGAGTATCTCATCCAGTACTGGAATTTTCTCTGGAATGGGAAGAAAGAGGAACATTCCAAAAATTCTCAGTAGACGGAGACTTCATCATCAGTAATGTTGATGGGAAAGGAACAGGGACCTACAGTTGCAGCTATCGCGTAGAGACACATCCTAACATCTGGTCACATCGCAGTGAGCCCCTGAAACTGATGGGGCCAGCAG GCTATCTCACCTGGAATTATGTTCTGAATGAAGCTATCAGGTTGTCTCTAATCGTGCAGCTTGTTGCCTTGCTATTGGTAGTGCTGTGGATAAGGTGGAAGTGTCGGAGACTCAGAATCAG AGAAGCCTGGTTGCTGGGAACAGCTCAAGGGGTCACCATGCTCTTCATAGTCACGGCCCTTCTCTGCTGTG GACTGTGCAATGGGGTATTGATAGAAGAGACTG AAATAGTCATGCCAACCCCTAAGCCTGAGCTGTGGGCAGAGACCAACTTTCCTCTGGCCCCGTGGAAGAACTTAACCCTCTGGTGCAGAAGCCCTTCTGGCTCAACTAAGGAGTTTGTGCTGCTGAAGGACGGGACCGGGTGGATTGCAACTCGCCCGGCCTCAGAGCAGGTCCGGGCTGCTTTCCCCCTTGGCGCCCTGACCCAGAGCCATACCGGGAGCTACCACTGCCATTCATGGGAGGAGATGGCTGTATCGGAGCCCAGTGAGGCACTTGAGCTGCTGGGGACAG ACATCCTCCCCAAACCTGTCATTTCTGCTTCCCCCCCAATCCGGGGCCAGGAACTACAACTCCGGTGCAAAGGATGGCTGGCAGGCATGGGGTTTGCTCTGTATAAGGAGGGACAGCAAGAACCTGTCCAGCAACTTGGTGCAGTTGGAAGGGAAGCCTTCTTTACAATCCAAAGAATGGAGGATAAAGACGAAGGCAATTACAGCTGCCGCACTCACACTGAACAACGCCCCTTCAAGTGGTCTGAGCCCAGTGAGCCCCTGGAGCTTGTCATAAAAG AAATGTACCCTAAGCCCTTCTTCAAGACATGGGCCAGCCCTGTGGTCACCCCTGGTGCCCGAGTGACTTTCAATTGCTCCACCCCCCACCAGCATATGAGCTTTATTCTTTACAAAGATGGAAGTGAAATAGCATCCAGTGACAGGTCCTGGGCAAGTCCAGGGGCCAGTGCAGCTCACTTTCTAATCATTTCGGTGGGCATTGGTGATGGAGGGAATTACAGCTGCCGATATTATGACTTTTCTATCTGGTCTGAGCCCAGCGACCCTGTGGAGCTCGTGGTGACAG AATTCTACCCCAAACCCACTCTCCTGGCACAGCCAGGTCCCGTGGTGTTTCCTGGGAAGAGTGTGACCCTGCGCTGCCAAGGGACTTTCCAGGGCATGAGGTTCGCCCTCTTGCAGGAGGGAGCCCAGGTTCCCTTACAGTTTCAGAGTGTCTCAGGGAACTCAGCTGACTTCCTTCTCCACACTGTTGGAGCAGAGGACTCTGGGAACTATAGCTGTATCTACTATGAGACAACCATGTCAAACAGGGGGTCATATCTCAGTATACCCCTTATGATCTGGGTGACTG ACACATTCCCTAAGCCATGGTTGCTTGCTGAACCCAGTTCTGTGGTTCCCATGGGGCAGAATGTTACTCTCTGGTGCCGAGGGCCAGTCCATGGTGTAGGATACATTCTGCACAAAGAAGAAGAAGCTACTTCAATGCAGCTCTGGGGATCCACCAGTAATGACGGGGCATTCCCCATCACCAATATATCTGGTGCTAGCATGGGGCGTTACAGCTGCTGCTACCACCCTGACTGGACCAGTTCTATCAAGATACAGCCTAGCAACACCCTGGAACTCATAGTCACAG GCTTACTCCCCAAACCCAGCTTATTAGCCCAGCCTGGTCCCATGGTGTCCCCTGGCGAAAATATGACTCTTCAGTGTCAAGGGGAACTGCCAGACTCAACATTTGTCCTGCTGAAGGAGGGGACTCAGGAGCCCTTAGAGCAACAGAGGCCAAGTGGGTACAGGGCTGACTTCTGGATGCCAGCAGTGAGAGGTGAAGATTCTGGGATCTATAGCTGTGTTTATTATTTGGACTCTGCTCCCTTTGCAGCTTCAAATCACAGTGACTCCCTGGAGATCTGGGTGACTG ACAAGCCCCCTAAACCCTCTCTGTCAGCCTGGCCCGGCACCATGTTCAAGCTAGGGAAGGACATCATCCTTCAGTGCCGAGGGCCCCTGCCAGGTGTTGAATTTGTCCTAGAACATGATGGAGAAGAAGCACCTCAGCAGTTTTCAGAGGATGGAGACTTTGTCATCAACAATGTAGAAGGAAAAGGCATTGGAAACTACAGCTGCAGCTACCGCCTCCAGGCCTACCCTGATATCTGGTCAGAACCTAGTGATTCCCTGGAGCTGGTGGGGGCAGCAG GGCCTGTGGCTCAGGAGTGCACAGTAGGGAACATTGTCCGAAGTAGCCTAATCGTGGTGGTGGTTGTAGCCTTGGGGGTAGTGCTAGCCATAGAGTGGAAGAAGTGGCCTCGACTGCGAACCAG AGGCTCAGAGACAGACGGAAGAGACCAGACCATTGCCCTTGAAGAGTGTAACCAAGAAGGAGAACCAGGCACCCCCGCCAATTCTCCTTCATCAACCTCTCGGAGAATCTCTGTGGAACTGCCAGTCCCAATATAA